One segment of Polyangiaceae bacterium DNA contains the following:
- a CDS encoding STAS/SEC14 domain-containing protein: protein MSGDDGKNILRSGPIRVWHDDAHGIIVADFDPRAELTLEHARASTESMRRLTNNVARPLLVDFTNMKSQTKECRDYFAKDPNHIATYTAAALLVNSPLTRVIANFFIGINKAAKPTRLFDDRKKAIEWLLAQ from the coding sequence ATGAGTGGGGATGACGGGAAAAACATACTTCGGAGTGGACCCATTAGAGTTTGGCACGACGACGCTCACGGCATTATCGTCGCAGACTTCGATCCGCGAGCCGAGCTCACCCTCGAACATGCGCGTGCGTCCACCGAATCGATGCGTCGATTGACGAACAATGTTGCACGACCGTTGCTCGTCGATTTCACGAACATGAAGTCGCAAACGAAAGAATGTCGCGATTATTTCGCGAAAGATCCGAACCACATTGCCACATATACGGCTGCGGCCCTGTTGGTGAACAGCCCATTGACGCGCGTGATTGCCAACTTTTTCATCGGCATCAACAAAGCGGCGAAACCAACGCGATTGTTCGACGATCGAAAAAAGGCGATCGAATGGCTTTTGGCGCAGTAG
- a CDS encoding serine/threonine protein kinase codes for MGDLSTTVDAGSHWPTTTQRIFDSGTRIGFWQIEELIARGGHGAVYKVAHTRTNSLGAIKILHPSLSLVPRMVERFLREVDVILRLDHPNIIQIQEAGALYDGVPYYVMEYLEGKTLRTLLDEMGRLDVIEVLSVLEPVCSALEVAHGKGIVHRDVKPSNIIIAHCMPAKIKLLDFGVAKLLEPDERDPSLTSIGQQVGTPSVMAPEQIIGKPVDLRTDVYALGALLHQLLTGRKPFESETPSELAQLHLEAPPPRPSERVPVSPAFDAIVARAMDKRPQNRYPTATAFLDALRQAVFGSTPLASRSDDQYALGLFVEIRPRPSPNLDDDTLDSAAARALEHAEERMRQGGLVIALCTSNTILGMQLLGHSLSHTQGKRRVLLAIARTLCNAFVDDAAIRISVTLHVDQVSVTQHENGEPEITSGVLARTESWAPVEYVGGVCATPAFIGGMEGLSLLPGPDGVFVVSP; via the coding sequence ATGGGCGACCTATCGACGACGGTCGATGCCGGCAGTCACTGGCCGACCACGACGCAGCGTATATTCGATTCCGGCACGAGGATCGGCTTTTGGCAAATCGAGGAGCTCATTGCGCGAGGGGGTCACGGGGCCGTCTACAAAGTTGCCCATACGCGGACGAATTCGCTCGGGGCGATCAAAATCCTCCATCCGTCCTTGTCGCTCGTGCCTCGCATGGTCGAGCGATTCCTGCGCGAGGTGGACGTGATTCTGCGCCTCGATCACCCGAACATCATCCAAATTCAAGAAGCGGGAGCCTTGTACGACGGAGTGCCGTATTATGTCATGGAGTATCTCGAGGGCAAAACGCTTCGAACGTTGCTCGACGAAATGGGGCGGCTCGACGTCATCGAGGTCCTCTCCGTCCTCGAACCCGTGTGCTCGGCGCTGGAAGTCGCACATGGAAAAGGAATCGTGCATCGCGACGTCAAGCCGAGCAACATCATCATCGCGCACTGCATGCCCGCCAAAATCAAACTGCTCGACTTCGGTGTCGCCAAATTGCTCGAACCCGACGAACGCGATCCGAGCCTCACGTCGATCGGACAACAAGTCGGAACGCCCTCCGTAATGGCACCCGAACAAATTATCGGAAAACCCGTCGATTTGCGCACCGACGTGTATGCCTTGGGTGCGCTCCTTCATCAATTGCTCACGGGGCGAAAACCATTCGAATCGGAAACCCCTTCGGAGCTCGCCCAGTTGCATCTCGAAGCACCTCCGCCGCGCCCGAGCGAACGAGTGCCCGTTTCGCCTGCGTTCGACGCAATCGTGGCGCGCGCGATGGATAAACGCCCGCAAAACCGCTATCCCACCGCGACTGCATTTCTCGATGCTCTGCGCCAAGCCGTCTTTGGCTCGACGCCCCTCGCGTCCAGGTCCGACGACCAATATGCCCTTGGATTGTTCGTGGAGATCCGGCCCCGGCCATCGCCCAACCTGGACGACGATACGCTCGATAGCGCCGCCGCTCGCGCGCTGGAGCACGCCGAGGAACGGATGCGACAAGGGGGGCTCGTCATTGCGCTATGTACGAGCAACACGATTCTCGGTATGCAGCTTCTCGGCCATTCTCTCAGCCACACCCAAGGCAAGCGACGTGTTTTGCTCGCCATTGCGCGAACATTGTGCAATGCGTTCGTCGACGATGCTGCGATTCGCATCAGCGTCACTTTGCACGTGGATCAGGTTTCGGTGACCCAACACGAAAATGGCGAACCCGAAATCACTTCGGGCGTCCTTGCGCGCACCGAAAGCTGGGCGCCGGTTGAATACGTTGGTGGCGTATGCGCAACGCCGGCATTCATTGGGGGTATGGAAGGCTTGTCGCTTCTGCCGGGACCCGACGGGGTATTCGTCGTCAGCCCGTAA
- a CDS encoding STAS domain-containing protein: MSGGNDDERSSSLGQVLDVVMQLAAGDFSARANVSGRGDEMDALMAGVNMLAEEMASKFEDNARLVRALEENMEAMAVQHRTIMSLSTPSLLVWKGIVVLPLIGMLDATRAQNLSAELLNRVERYATDVVIIDVTGVAEVDTTTANHLLNAFAALQLLGAKCILTGLGPANARKMATLEVDLSSIAIRGTLHDGLKLAFSMTGRHVHERGAREGGKP, translated from the coding sequence GTGAGCGGTGGCAATGATGACGAGCGCTCCTCGTCCCTTGGCCAGGTTTTGGACGTGGTGATGCAACTTGCGGCCGGTGATTTCAGCGCTCGTGCGAACGTGTCTGGGCGCGGCGACGAGATGGACGCGCTCATGGCGGGCGTCAATATGTTGGCGGAGGAAATGGCGTCCAAGTTCGAGGACAATGCTCGACTCGTCCGAGCGCTCGAGGAAAACATGGAGGCAATGGCGGTTCAGCATCGGACGATCATGTCACTTTCCACGCCATCGCTTCTCGTGTGGAAAGGGATTGTGGTATTGCCATTGATCGGGATGCTCGACGCCACACGAGCTCAGAATCTCAGCGCGGAGCTTTTGAATCGAGTGGAGCGATATGCCACCGACGTGGTGATCATCGACGTCACGGGTGTTGCCGAAGTGGATACGACGACGGCAAACCATTTGCTCAATGCTTTTGCGGCCCTTCAATTGCTCGGTGCGAAATGTATCTTGACGGGGCTTGGCCCCGCGAATGCTCGAAAAATGGCGACGCTCGAAGTGGACCTGAGCTCGATTGCCATTCGGGGGACGCTTCATGACGGATTGAAGCTTGCATTCTCGATGACTGGACGGCACGTCCACGAGCGAGGTGCGCGCGAGGGAGGAAAGCCATGA
- a CDS encoding protein kinase: MTPAPRTPLLIGRCAACGRRITLAGCPEHGLPHSYATTSDHGAFPAENGQAAPSFPGYQVERILGRGGFGTVYRARNAEGQCVAIKESRADVAESSVRLLREAEVLSAVRPPHVPTLIEYGAFADGTDFLVMEFVGAPPLAEHLLQRGSFPVGECLAIAAAILRPLAAVHAQGYVHRDLKPENVLYDATSNRAVLIDFGLSRAERGVPADLLGELTIEGTLVGTTDYMAPEQHEGRLDLDGAADVYAMGIILFEMLTGRIPFFGPAALVREAHRSQRPPRLSSFAPAISPALEDIIHRCLAKSPGDRYPNAAALASALEMVRRSAPVANQNPSRHADMPPSRRGVRSRSELRMVSVLGFTSPLDGIALRRYLEPKGAQIVHMSRGNCVVAFGPGIDTNPARRALLAARALRAERHAHHIFIDVKQVSVRLSPNGGYRIIAPHLARAAQFPETSAPHDIVLSDAARTVLEASELSDTVSVVSAHSMDMTAEGPPSGPPPSRDLALFGRDALLDAIVSAASRAVEAMRPTTVVVTAEPGHGKSQIRRALSIRLQTKVPAAVIVNVHAHTPADGSGHGTMRELLLGALALPASIPEGTWLELLESRLGTETNPAAIAALALAIGWIAPGEALGESDVARALAGLEAAPGAIRMQLVAAAARALRRRAHEAPLFILLDDAHFADDATIAILEHATRGDESAPIFVCALGRPTLTELHPAFGTRAGHHEVHTVAALDRASASNFCRELLRPVENVPASAIDRIVERAQAIPLLMVELVRGIKAAGLVRANPFGGGYYLATDEMDRLSELPLIEWLVHRELDGLPEGARAHAQLAAVLGVEVTNDELEGVHERLDRVGLGDDFPLDARIGSERLVAFGLFVRAGPDRYRFRHALLRDAIARTVADDVRPSLHRAAMAHWRSVDSPGDSAALAKLAHHAARAGEKHLAEAASLSLAESARARHDYLEAERWYTEALDPSAHSDLDAARRRHVLRSRALMRYRLGRYADARVDLAAARRNAERAADRIAEAEILLDEATVLDWMGEHAASAQCVDQAFDKASQQYVSPLLEARLLLGRGRSLHRASREEQARVELERALAVADQLGEEAYETRVIALLMSSFILQGLARLEDAARALDRAVAACEAHGDLLHLASAVNNRALLAGCLGDKPGMVKDFERVIALGRHLGQDAIQIAGHHNLGEYLYLWGDLEAAWPHAERALQLEMIRTSNSPRMEIELLPARLALHRGDLATARDVVAFIRARKRASEPAPAIDVLCTMAEYASGDVNDAAWEALEARSAQFSIGQERIEVIEARAVSALRRGFVDEARRHIVRAIETARSIPNVMHERLERWMRALPN; this comes from the coding sequence ATGACACCTGCTCCACGCACCCCGCTGCTGATTGGGCGCTGCGCCGCGTGCGGCCGCCGGATTACGCTCGCCGGCTGTCCGGAGCATGGACTACCGCATTCCTATGCGACCACGTCCGACCACGGAGCTTTCCCGGCCGAAAACGGGCAGGCAGCTCCGTCGTTCCCAGGTTATCAAGTCGAACGAATCCTTGGGCGCGGCGGGTTTGGCACGGTGTATCGAGCTCGCAACGCAGAAGGTCAATGCGTGGCCATCAAAGAATCTCGCGCGGACGTCGCAGAATCGTCTGTGCGGCTGTTGCGCGAGGCGGAGGTGCTTTCTGCCGTCAGGCCGCCTCACGTGCCGACGCTCATCGAATACGGGGCATTCGCGGACGGCACGGATTTTTTGGTCATGGAGTTCGTCGGCGCCCCGCCGCTCGCCGAGCACCTCCTGCAGCGTGGCTCATTTCCGGTGGGCGAATGCCTTGCCATTGCCGCGGCCATTTTGCGTCCGCTCGCGGCAGTTCATGCGCAAGGCTATGTACATCGCGATTTGAAACCAGAAAACGTGCTCTACGATGCGACCAGCAATCGCGCCGTGCTCATCGATTTCGGACTTTCACGCGCGGAACGAGGCGTGCCGGCCGATTTGCTCGGCGAATTGACCATCGAAGGCACGCTCGTCGGCACCACGGATTACATGGCACCCGAACAGCACGAAGGGCGGCTCGATCTCGATGGAGCCGCCGACGTGTATGCCATGGGAATCATACTCTTCGAAATGCTCACGGGTCGCATTCCCTTTTTCGGTCCCGCAGCGCTCGTACGCGAAGCCCATCGTAGCCAAAGGCCACCGCGACTGTCGTCCTTCGCGCCGGCCATTTCCCCTGCACTCGAAGACATCATCCATCGCTGTTTGGCCAAATCGCCCGGCGATCGCTATCCAAACGCGGCTGCATTGGCCTCGGCGCTCGAAATGGTGCGTCGAAGCGCTCCCGTTGCCAACCAGAATCCTTCGCGTCACGCCGATATGCCTCCGAGCCGTCGAGGCGTCCGTTCGAGGTCCGAATTGCGCATGGTCAGCGTGCTCGGTTTTACATCGCCGCTCGATGGCATTGCATTGCGGAGATACTTGGAGCCGAAGGGAGCCCAAATCGTGCACATGTCGCGCGGGAATTGTGTCGTGGCCTTTGGCCCTGGAATCGACACCAATCCCGCACGCCGCGCCCTCCTCGCCGCCCGAGCATTACGCGCAGAACGGCACGCCCACCATATCTTCATCGACGTCAAGCAAGTCTCGGTTCGCCTGTCACCCAATGGTGGCTATCGAATCATTGCCCCACATCTTGCTCGGGCTGCACAATTTCCTGAAACTTCAGCGCCGCACGACATCGTACTTTCCGATGCCGCACGCACGGTTCTCGAAGCGTCCGAGCTTTCCGATACCGTGTCCGTCGTCTCGGCGCATTCCATGGACATGACAGCGGAAGGGCCGCCGAGTGGCCCTCCGCCATCGCGCGATCTTGCATTGTTCGGTCGAGACGCCTTGCTCGACGCAATCGTGTCCGCAGCCAGCAGAGCCGTCGAGGCCATGCGTCCGACGACGGTGGTCGTCACTGCCGAACCGGGCCATGGCAAAAGCCAAATTCGCCGAGCGCTTTCAATTCGTCTGCAAACCAAGGTGCCCGCCGCGGTCATCGTGAACGTACATGCTCATACTCCTGCGGACGGGAGTGGGCATGGCACGATGCGCGAGCTCTTGCTCGGTGCGCTCGCATTGCCGGCGTCGATCCCCGAAGGCACGTGGCTCGAATTGCTCGAATCGCGTTTGGGTACCGAGACGAACCCTGCCGCCATCGCAGCGCTTGCCTTGGCCATTGGGTGGATCGCACCCGGCGAGGCGCTTGGTGAATCGGATGTCGCGCGTGCGCTCGCCGGGCTGGAAGCTGCGCCGGGCGCGATTCGCATGCAATTGGTGGCTGCAGCGGCGCGGGCATTGCGGCGGCGGGCGCACGAGGCGCCGCTTTTCATTCTGCTCGACGATGCGCATTTCGCAGACGATGCCACGATTGCCATTCTGGAGCATGCAACACGCGGGGACGAGAGCGCGCCCATTTTCGTATGTGCCCTCGGCCGCCCGACGTTGACCGAGCTTCACCCAGCGTTTGGCACCCGCGCAGGGCACCACGAGGTGCACACGGTCGCGGCGCTCGATCGCGCGAGTGCTTCGAACTTCTGTCGCGAGCTCTTGCGGCCCGTCGAGAATGTTCCCGCGTCCGCCATCGATCGAATCGTGGAGCGAGCGCAGGCGATTCCACTGCTCATGGTGGAGCTCGTTCGAGGTATCAAAGCGGCGGGGCTCGTCCGGGCGAATCCATTCGGCGGTGGATATTATCTTGCAACGGACGAAATGGATCGCCTGTCCGAGCTTCCGCTCATCGAATGGCTCGTGCATCGTGAGCTGGATGGTTTGCCCGAGGGGGCACGGGCACACGCTCAGCTCGCGGCGGTGCTCGGCGTGGAGGTCACGAACGACGAATTGGAAGGCGTACACGAGCGGCTTGATCGCGTGGGATTGGGTGACGACTTTCCGCTCGATGCACGTATCGGTTCGGAGCGACTGGTTGCATTTGGGCTTTTCGTGCGTGCGGGTCCCGATCGGTATCGATTTCGTCATGCGCTTTTGCGCGACGCCATTGCACGTACCGTCGCCGACGACGTGCGACCGAGCCTTCATCGTGCGGCGATGGCCCATTGGCGAAGCGTCGACTCGCCTGGCGATTCGGCGGCCCTTGCGAAACTCGCACACCACGCGGCACGTGCGGGCGAAAAACACCTCGCGGAAGCAGCGTCGCTCTCGCTCGCCGAATCGGCTCGCGCCCGCCACGATTACCTCGAAGCAGAACGGTGGTATACCGAAGCGCTCGACCCTTCGGCCCATTCCGACTTGGATGCCGCGCGCAGGCGCCATGTATTGCGCAGCAGGGCTCTCATGCGATATCGCCTGGGTCGTTATGCCGATGCGCGCGTGGATTTGGCGGCTGCGCGGCGGAACGCGGAGCGTGCTGCGGACAGGATTGCCGAAGCAGAGATACTGCTCGACGAAGCGACGGTTCTCGATTGGATGGGCGAACATGCAGCGTCGGCGCAATGTGTGGATCAGGCGTTCGACAAGGCGTCGCAGCAATACGTGTCGCCACTGCTCGAAGCGCGATTGCTCTTGGGTCGTGGTCGCTCATTGCATCGCGCGAGTCGTGAAGAGCAGGCGCGCGTCGAGCTCGAGCGAGCGCTTGCCGTCGCGGATCAATTGGGGGAGGAGGCCTACGAGACGCGCGTGATTGCGCTGCTCATGTCGAGTTTCATTTTGCAGGGGCTCGCGCGATTGGAAGACGCAGCCCGAGCGCTCGATCGGGCGGTTGCAGCTTGCGAAGCCCATGGCGACCTCTTGCACCTTGCGAGCGCGGTGAACAATCGAGCGCTCTTGGCCGGGTGCCTTGGCGACAAACCAGGCATGGTCAAGGACTTCGAGCGTGTCATCGCCCTCGGCCGGCATCTCGGACAAGACGCCATTCAAATCGCAGGGCATCACAATCTCGGCGAGTATCTGTATTTATGGGGCGACCTCGAAGCGGCATGGCCTCATGCGGAGCGCGCATTGCAGCTCGAAATGATACGAACGTCCAATTCTCCGCGTATGGAAATCGAACTATTGCCTGCACGACTCGCTTTGCATCGCGGGGATCTCGCGACTGCGCGGGACGTCGTTGCGTTCATTCGGGCGCGAAAACGAGCGTCCGAACCGGCGCCGGCCATCGACGTGCTCTGCACGATGGCCGAGTATGCCAGCGGCGACGTGAACGATGCTGCGTGGGAGGCGCTCGAGGCGCGGTCGGCGCAGTTTTCCATTGGGCAGGAACGCATCGAAGTCATCGAAGCTCGAGCGGTCTCCGCATTACGACGCGGCTTCGTGGACGAGGCGCGGCGGCACATCGTTCGGGCCATCGAAACCGCGCGCAGCATTCCCAACGTCATGCACGAGCGCTTGGAGCGCTGGATGCGCGCGTTGCCGAATTGA
- a CDS encoding AraC family transcriptional regulator, whose product MHPPTGHNTRAALRTLRPLAGYLRSAGHDTALLFAESGIDPTSLFDSSATVPYPQLLDVWRRAEERCGDPNVGLRALERLDISMLERVPHETEWVVLQVFAVSASLGEALTRFARYFPVTFYGSEIVVERAGNLVYVRHRVVGMPSIPRSFSEFILGLIARIIHELTTRPVKPREIRFAHAAPASLVEGNRILPIPPTYAANENAIVLDAMDLSVAMSCPNAALLTSLERHAEERLASLPPLESFVDQIRALIAAELEDGNPNASHIADALQISVRTLSRKLSELGTSHKALLDDVRASLARRYLLDERRAVNETARLLGFSEVSAFHRAFRRWYGRSPTDFRREASSAE is encoded by the coding sequence ATGCATCCCCCCACAGGTCACAATACACGCGCTGCGCTTCGCACATTGCGCCCGCTCGCGGGATACCTCCGCTCCGCTGGCCATGATACAGCCCTGCTATTTGCCGAGTCGGGCATTGATCCTACGAGCCTTTTCGATTCGAGCGCTACGGTTCCTTACCCGCAATTGCTCGACGTGTGGCGCCGAGCCGAAGAACGCTGCGGCGACCCCAATGTTGGTTTACGAGCACTCGAACGTCTCGATATCTCGATGCTCGAACGCGTGCCGCATGAAACCGAATGGGTGGTTCTGCAAGTGTTCGCCGTGAGTGCATCGCTCGGCGAGGCCCTCACTCGTTTTGCTCGGTATTTCCCAGTCACGTTTTATGGCTCCGAAATTGTCGTCGAGCGCGCGGGGAACCTGGTTTACGTGCGCCATCGCGTCGTCGGCATGCCCTCGATTCCTCGGAGCTTCTCCGAATTCATTCTTGGATTGATCGCTCGCATCATTCACGAGCTCACGACCCGTCCGGTAAAGCCGCGCGAAATCCGTTTTGCCCACGCGGCTCCTGCTTCCCTCGTCGAGGGAAATCGGATTCTTCCCATCCCGCCCACGTACGCTGCGAATGAAAACGCAATCGTGCTCGATGCAATGGATCTTTCGGTCGCCATGAGCTGCCCGAATGCGGCGCTTTTGACGAGCCTCGAGCGGCACGCCGAGGAGCGGCTCGCGAGCTTACCGCCGCTCGAATCGTTCGTCGATCAGATTCGGGCATTGATTGCCGCCGAGCTCGAGGATGGTAATCCCAATGCGAGTCACATTGCCGACGCGCTGCAGATCTCGGTCCGCACGCTGTCGCGCAAGCTGAGCGAGCTTGGAACGTCGCACAAGGCATTGCTCGACGACGTTCGCGCATCGCTGGCACGTCGCTATTTGCTGGACGAGCGGCGCGCCGTGAATGAAACGGCAAGGTTGCTCGGCTTTTCGGAGGTGAGCGCGTTCCACCGCGCGTTCCGGCGTTGGTATGGTCGTTCCCCCACGGATTTCCGTCGCGAAGCTTCGAGCGCCGAATAG
- a CDS encoding AAA family ATPase produces the protein MKIPYANCDFADIRKRGYFYVDKTPFLPQLEATSENHVIFLRPRRFGKTTLISTLENYYDINLANRFDEVFGGLWIHEHPTPNKSKYLVLTLDFSPVDTTGTIEKICTSFAVQVKSAVWSFIRRYAKLAPAIASLEEVTESADEDMAGLMTSLLTKLENAGQQMYLLLDEYDHFGNRLLADGRDDVYQELVKSTGFVRSFYASLKAFTRTSTIARTFITGVSPIMLDDLSSGFNIISHISQDAAFNALAGFTREDVELALDTLLREKPEVMQDARISDRATLLATLESHYDGYRFTPYAGDRMYNSTLVLYFLGQLAKHGQYPRNMLDLNVRTDYGRLYQIARSTSAKDTDTRELLEEILTNESINVRLVEQFGTKLHIGREQVASLFYYMGMLTYADDAPPTGETKLVIPNRVMRELQWEYMSFALMEHDGLRISVDDMLAAMRKMAHQGEIQPLLDVFQEHVVKKLGLRETMTFNEQMMKLMLFAYMSLSATFRLRTEVEMAQGYCDLLLGVPGARASNKYAWIIEAKYVPTKATKTTIEKTVEQGYAQIDKYAADRDVIESLTLGRELKAGVLVFVGLKDVFFRPWPRPAKKAATKKSKPKKG, from the coding sequence ATGAAAATCCCGTATGCCAACTGCGACTTCGCCGACATCCGCAAACGAGGCTACTTCTATGTGGACAAGACGCCGTTCTTGCCGCAGCTCGAGGCCACGAGCGAGAACCACGTCATCTTCTTGCGTCCACGGCGGTTTGGCAAGACGACCCTGATCAGCACGCTGGAGAACTATTACGACATCAACCTTGCGAATCGTTTCGATGAGGTCTTTGGTGGATTGTGGATCCACGAGCACCCGACGCCCAACAAGAGCAAGTATTTGGTGTTGACGCTGGACTTTTCGCCGGTCGACACGACGGGAACCATCGAAAAGATTTGCACGAGTTTTGCGGTGCAGGTCAAGTCGGCGGTGTGGTCCTTCATTCGCCGATATGCCAAGCTGGCTCCTGCAATTGCGTCCCTCGAAGAGGTCACCGAATCGGCTGACGAAGACATGGCGGGGCTCATGACGAGCCTGCTTACGAAGCTCGAGAACGCCGGCCAGCAAATGTATTTGCTGCTCGACGAGTATGATCATTTTGGCAATCGATTGCTCGCGGACGGTCGCGACGACGTCTACCAGGAGCTCGTCAAGTCGACGGGATTCGTGCGCAGTTTTTATGCAAGTTTGAAGGCGTTTACGCGTACGAGCACCATTGCGCGCACGTTCATCACGGGTGTGTCGCCGATCATGCTGGACGACTTGTCGAGCGGGTTCAACATCATCTCGCACATTTCGCAAGACGCAGCATTCAATGCGCTGGCGGGATTTACGCGGGAAGATGTCGAGCTGGCTCTGGACACGTTGTTGCGAGAAAAACCCGAAGTCATGCAGGACGCACGCATCAGCGATCGAGCAACGCTTCTTGCAACGCTGGAGAGCCATTACGATGGATATCGGTTTACGCCCTATGCTGGCGATCGAATGTACAACTCGACGCTGGTGCTCTATTTCCTCGGGCAGCTCGCAAAACACGGTCAATATCCTCGAAACATGCTCGATTTGAACGTGCGCACCGATTACGGTCGGCTCTACCAAATTGCCCGATCAACGAGCGCCAAAGACACCGACACGCGTGAGCTTTTGGAAGAAATATTGACGAACGAATCCATCAACGTCCGGCTGGTCGAACAATTCGGGACGAAGCTGCACATCGGTCGCGAGCAAGTGGCGTCGCTATTTTATTACATGGGTATGCTGACGTATGCCGACGATGCTCCTCCGACCGGAGAAACGAAGCTCGTGATTCCGAATCGAGTGATGCGCGAATTGCAATGGGAATACATGTCGTTTGCCTTGATGGAACACGACGGCCTGCGCATCAGCGTGGACGATATGCTGGCAGCGATGCGAAAAATGGCTCACCAGGGCGAAATTCAGCCCTTGCTCGATGTTTTCCAAGAGCACGTCGTGAAAAAGCTGGGTCTGCGCGAAACGATGACGTTCAACGAGCAGATGATGAAGTTGATGTTGTTTGCCTATATGTCGCTGAGCGCGACGTTCCGATTGCGAACCGAAGTCGAAATGGCGCAAGGGTATTGCGATTTGTTGCTCGGTGTCCCGGGCGCTCGGGCATCGAACAAATACGCGTGGATCATCGAAGCGAAATACGTGCCGACGAAAGCGACCAAGACGACCATCGAAAAGACCGTCGAGCAGGGGTATGCGCAAATCGACAAGTATGCAGCGGACCGGGATGTGATCGAGTCGCTCACGCTGGGCCGGGAGCTGAAAGCAGGCGTCTTGGTATTCGTCGGGTTGAAGGACGTGTTTTTCAGGCCGTGGCCGCGGCCCGCAAAGAAGGCGGCCACAAAAAAGTCGAAGCCCAAAAAGGGCTGA
- a CDS encoding cytochrome-c peroxidase: MRTTTLCFLSGLALVAACTGAPDDNNAASTTSPHEELPVASPLELPETPYDYANPQLPPSLTNPNAQAHDNTPAGNPVTNDGATLGRVLFYDKALSANDTIACASCHQQAHAFTDPNQFSKGFDGGLTGRNSMSLMNARFYLNGRFFWDERAETLEDQVLMPIQNEVEMGLTLEELVERVKSKEYYPELFEKAFGDSEVTSDRISRALAQFVRSIVSYRSRYDEGLAQAGNPGAPFPNFTEQENQGKALFLGPAAGCGRCHLDAGPPPLPPGPPPNQAIFYIDLAVNNGVDQGAPTDDKGVGEITGNPQDDGKFKSPSLRNVAMTAPYMHDGRFETLDDVVEHYNSGVKMHPNLDPRLLDPNSMPPAPRKLNLTAEQKAALVAFMKTLTDAEVLADPKYSDPFVP; encoded by the coding sequence ATGCGAACGACGACCTTGTGCTTCCTGTCCGGTCTTGCCCTCGTTGCGGCCTGCACGGGTGCGCCTGATGACAACAACGCGGCATCGACGACGAGCCCTCACGAAGAGCTCCCTGTCGCATCACCGCTCGAATTGCCGGAGACTCCCTACGATTACGCCAATCCGCAACTGCCGCCGTCGCTCACGAACCCGAATGCGCAGGCGCACGACAATACGCCCGCGGGCAATCCGGTCACGAACGATGGTGCAACGCTTGGCCGGGTTCTTTTCTACGATAAGGCGCTCTCCGCCAATGACACGATTGCATGTGCTTCCTGTCATCAGCAGGCGCATGCATTCACGGATCCGAACCAATTCAGCAAAGGATTCGACGGGGGGCTCACCGGCCGCAACAGCATGAGCCTCATGAATGCGCGGTTTTACCTCAATGGGCGTTTCTTCTGGGATGAACGCGCAGAGACGCTCGAAGACCAGGTGCTCATGCCGATCCAGAACGAGGTCGAAATGGGCTTGACGCTGGAAGAGCTCGTCGAACGCGTCAAGTCCAAGGAATATTATCCCGAGCTATTCGAAAAGGCGTTTGGTGATTCGGAAGTGACGTCGGATCGCATCTCGCGCGCTCTGGCGCAATTCGTGCGATCGATTGTTTCGTATCGTTCGCGTTATGACGAAGGTTTGGCGCAGGCGGGTAATCCGGGGGCTCCGTTTCCGAACTTCACGGAACAGGAGAACCAAGGCAAGGCGCTGTTTTTGGGTCCGGCAGCAGGTTGCGGCCGTTGTCACCTCGACGCCGGACCGCCTCCGCTCCCGCCCGGGCCGCCGCCGAACCAGGCCATCTTTTACATCGATCTTGCCGTCAACAATGGTGTCGATCAGGGCGCGCCGACGGACGACAAGGGCGTCGGTGAGATTACGGGAAATCCGCAGGATGATGGCAAGTTCAAGTCACCGTCGTTGCGAAATGTCGCAATGACGGCGCCGTACATGCATGATGGTCGCTTCGAGACGCTCGACGACGTCGTGGAGCATTACAATTCGGGCGTGAAAATGCATCCGAACCTCGATCCGCGCCTTTTGGATCCCAATTCGATGCCTCCGGCGCCGCGCAAGCTGAACCTGACGGCCGAGCAGAAAGCGGCGCTCGTTGCATTCATGAAGACGCTAACGGACGCCGAGGTCCTCGCGGACCCGAAGTATTCCGATCCGTTCGTTCCTTGA